A window of Aliarcobacter trophiarum LMG 25534 contains these coding sequences:
- a CDS encoding bactofilin family protein encodes MGFFNNSNKSYQSSRSDSSTTIITSGTKIIGDINLSCNLYIDGCFVGNINSEKEVNIGKNGKVKGEITAQRVIVQGLIEGSICASRVDIKEKGKITGLIESEELVIEAKGIFEGNSLVKTNLSEETLKSEDIKIDLDKVEEEKI; translated from the coding sequence ATGGGATTCTTTAATAACAGCAATAAGTCATATCAAAGTTCAAGATCCGACTCCTCAACCACAATTATCACTTCAGGAACAAAAATAATAGGAGATATAAATCTATCTTGTAATCTCTATATAGATGGTTGTTTTGTAGGAAATATTAACTCTGAAAAAGAGGTAAATATTGGAAAGAATGGAAAAGTAAAAGGTGAAATAACAGCTCAAAGAGTTATTGTTCAAGGATTAATAGAGGGTTCAATTTGTGCTTCAAGAGTTGATATAAAAGAGAAAGGGAAGATTACAGGTTTGATTGAATCTGAAGAACTTGTAATTGAGGCAAAAGGAATTTTTGAAGGAAATAGTTTAGTAAAAACAAACTTATCTGAAGAGACACTTAAGAGTGAAGATATCAAAATTGACTTAGATAAAGTAGAAGAAGAGAAGATATAA
- a CDS encoding tautomerase family protein gives MPVINVKMTKEDGGATLKQKEELAKGITELFSKIFNRSSSNAVVLIEEINTDNYYIGGESITKLRKKK, from the coding sequence ATGCCAGTAATAAATGTAAAAATGACAAAAGAGGACGGTGGAGCAACTCTAAAGCAAAAAGAGGAGTTAGCAAAAGGAATAACAGAACTTTTTAGTAAAATATTTAATCGTTCTTCTTCAAATGCAGTAGTTTTAATTGAAGAGATAAATACAGACAACTATTATATAGGAGGAGAATCTATTACAAAATTACGTAAAAAGAAGTAA
- a CDS encoding GGDEF domain-containing protein: MKNFLSQLNDTEYSEAISNKLDTPEKLIQLLLKRVHPKNVEVIIDILKHSIMPSISSELNSATDVLFEQLKKNPKDIFEKSIQTKIEKLIFERFEKDKKIVIQKTEDISKLVLLMEEYFNEAIFSSGNGSKKVLNIKEKIEKIDVANGGVESLTNLQKELVVAAASIEQEIKNVTNKLENGKSKVEELEEKITSLENELNKEKQENKKDFLTQVLTRKAFNEELIKIENSYSRLKTQYAIIFFDIDHFKKVNDTYGHECGDVILSTFGKILDKSIREVDLVARYGGEEFIAAIHFNLDRELLQFLKRVKTIVTENNFIYKDKKLKITFSAGVTIRDKYPTYDIALQKADTLLYKAKESGRNKILLDNGMEL, encoded by the coding sequence ATGAAAAATTTTTTAAGCCAATTAAACGATACAGAGTATAGTGAAGCAATTTCAAATAAATTAGATACTCCTGAAAAATTGATACAACTATTATTAAAAAGAGTTCATCCAAAAAATGTTGAAGTTATTATTGATATATTAAAGCACTCTATTATGCCATCTATTAGTTCTGAACTAAATAGTGCTACAGATGTTTTATTTGAACAACTTAAGAAAAATCCAAAAGATATTTTTGAAAAATCTATACAAACAAAAATAGAGAAATTAATTTTTGAAAGATTTGAAAAAGACAAAAAAATAGTTATTCAAAAAACTGAAGATATATCAAAACTTGTTTTACTTATGGAAGAGTACTTCAATGAAGCTATTTTTAGTAGTGGAAATGGTTCTAAAAAAGTTCTAAATATAAAAGAAAAAATAGAAAAAATTGATGTAGCAAATGGTGGAGTTGAGAGTTTAACTAATTTACAAAAAGAGCTAGTTGTTGCAGCAGCTTCTATAGAACAAGAGATAAAAAATGTTACAAATAAACTTGAAAATGGAAAATCAAAGGTTGAAGAGCTAGAAGAGAAGATAACTAGCCTAGAAAATGAGTTAAATAAAGAGAAACAAGAGAATAAAAAAGATTTTTTAACTCAAGTTCTTACAAGAAAAGCTTTCAATGAAGAGCTAATCAAAATTGAAAACTCATATAGTAGATTAAAAACTCAATATGCAATAATATTTTTTGATATAGATCACTTTAAAAAAGTAAATGATACTTATGGACATGAGTGTGGAGATGTCATATTATCTACTTTTGGAAAAATTCTAGATAAAAGCATTAGAGAAGTAGATTTAGTTGCAAGATATGGTGGAGAAGAGTTTATCGCCGCTATACACTTTAATTTAGATAGAGAACTTTTACAATTTCTTAAAAGAGTAAAAACAATAGTAACTGAAAATAACTTTATATATAAAGATAAAAAGTTAAAAATCACTTTTAGTGCAGGTGTTACAATAAGAGATAAATATCCAACATATGATATAGCTCTTCAGAAGGCAGATACCTTACTTTATAAAGCAAAAGAGAGTGGAAGAAATAAGATTTTACTAGATAATGGAATGGAACTTTAG
- a CDS encoding M23 family metallopeptidase, producing the protein MDKYTNRYITFTINNDNGIKQLRVSKKPLFYILYTLLGLFFAFSIAFVFINLSLIQMDKDRLDIELELVETKRINEELNNLLSQTQLELHEKNEEISEATDYFNKVENIIGIPTENELPLKQRVDIARLDTEQRTTLLQLIPSGSPLEDSIINSYFGYRHHPVLKRKALHMGVDLKATIGTPVYATADGIIETASFDRFNGNLVIIQHIYGFKSYYAHLNKTMVKSGSFVKKGDLIAYSGNTGISSGPHLHYEIRFLSKSLDPLTFVMWGMKNYTEIFEKETEISWDSLITAISHIKVQDPTPQPQLSLQEQK; encoded by the coding sequence GTGGATAAATATACAAATAGATATATAACCTTTACTATAAATAACGATAATGGTATAAAACAACTAAGAGTTTCAAAAAAACCTCTATTTTATATTTTATATACTCTTTTAGGTCTATTTTTTGCTTTTTCTATAGCATTTGTTTTTATAAATCTCTCATTAATTCAAATGGACAAAGATAGATTAGATATTGAACTTGAGCTTGTAGAAACAAAAAGAATAAATGAAGAGTTAAATAATCTACTTAGTCAAACTCAGCTAGAACTACATGAAAAAAATGAAGAGATAAGTGAAGCTACTGATTATTTTAACAAAGTAGAAAATATAATAGGAATTCCAACTGAAAATGAGCTTCCTCTAAAACAAAGAGTTGATATTGCAAGACTAGATACAGAACAAAGAACAACTCTTTTACAACTAATTCCAAGTGGTTCCCCACTTGAAGATAGTATTATAAATAGCTATTTTGGATATAGACATCACCCTGTTTTAAAAAGAAAAGCTCTACATATGGGTGTTGATTTAAAAGCAACTATTGGAACTCCTGTTTATGCTACTGCTGATGGGATTATTGAAACAGCTAGTTTTGATAGATTTAATGGAAATCTAGTAATCATTCAGCACATTTATGGCTTTAAATCTTATTATGCCCACTTAAATAAAACTATGGTAAAATCAGGCTCTTTTGTTAAAAAAGGGGATTTAATAGCATATAGTGGAAATACTGGCATAAGTAGTGGACCTCATTTGCACTATGAGATTAGATTTTTATCAAAATCACTTGACCCTCTTACTTTTGTGATGTGGGGTATGAAAAATTATACAGAAATATTTGAAAAGGAAACAGAAATATCATGGGATTCTTTAATAACAGCAATAAGTCATATCAAAGTTCAAGATCCGACTCCTCAACCACAATTATCACTTCAGGAACAAAAATAA
- a CDS encoding GatB/YqeY domain-containing protein, whose amino-acid sequence MNLKDKLNEDLKQAMRDKEVVKRDSIRAINTMIKQIEVDERRELDDSEIIKLVQRGIKQREEAISQYSAAGRTDLVEKEQSQIDIFVQYLPKQLSNDELEKGMQEIISEVGATSIKDMGKVMGAASKKFAGVADGKRINEMVKKLLA is encoded by the coding sequence TATGAGAGATAAAGAAGTAGTAAAAAGAGACTCTATTAGAGCAATAAATACTATGATAAAACAAATAGAAGTAGATGAAAGAAGAGAGCTTGATGATAGTGAAATTATAAAGCTAGTTCAAAGAGGTATAAAACAAAGAGAAGAGGCAATTTCTCAATATAGTGCAGCAGGAAGAACTGATTTAGTAGAAAAAGAGCAAAGCCAAATCGATATATTTGTACAATATTTGCCAAAACAATTAAGCAATGATGAGCTTGAAAAAGGAATGCAAGAGATTATAAGTGAAGTAGGAGCAACAAGCATAAAAGATATGGGGAAAGTAATGGGAGCAGCTTCAAAAAAATTTGCAGGTGTTGCAGATGGAAAAAGAATAAATGAAATGGTAAAAAAACTTTTAGCTTAA